The Gossypium hirsutum isolate 1008001.06 chromosome D02, Gossypium_hirsutum_v2.1, whole genome shotgun sequence region ttcataaagtAGGTCAgataaaattgaatttaacatTTTTGTTTTTCATCGATTAAATAAATGTTATTAGAATTAACTAGATCTTTCGGTTGAAAATTTAATTGATTGTGGTATTGGTCTGAAGATAAAGGTTGAATCAGTTGACCTGTGAACTGAAACAAATGACCAAACTTAAAAAAATCGGTGAATTAGTTGAATTGTTTTTCTctattctttaaataatttatttttattttatgatttttttaaacaaataaccAATCTTAAACCTCCCGCCAATGCAAGTCCGGTCTGCCTTTAATCGTCGACAGTGTATGATAGTAAGACTGTATATCGGAGAGACGATACACATCTCCTTTGCGTGGCAGATGGTCCAGATTTAATGAATCGCTAACTATTGAAGAGAGGAGAAATTGTTACCTCTAATGTTTCCAACCTTGTGAATTCAGGTAATGCTTCCGCTTATCTGTTATCTTACTATGAACATGTCTGCAAATGGTAAGAGTTGGCTGATGGACATAGGTAATCTGCATATGTAATGTAAGTTCTTGAAATGTGATCCTCACAGAAGTTAAAAACTTAGGTCCTTTACACTATGGCTTTTCTAGTCTAATATGAGAAATGGATTGTCCAATATCATATTAATTATGCATCTTAGATGGCAAAGGCTAGCTGCTGGGAACCATTGTTTTTAAAACTGGACCAGCTAGTTGGGCTGGGATATTGATCTGAAATAAGAGATTGGATTGTCTGACTTTGGAAATGGTATAAACCAATTGAACCAACTGTAAGgagtaaaagtcttaaaaatctTATTGGGAACTTATCCTAGACCAAAGTTGGGTTCAATCAAGTTTTTGCAATAACCTAAACTcatgaaagaagaaaaagagaaatgttATCGTAATTGTAAATATCGAAAATAATCGATTGCAATAAATACGAGtatttaaacaaaatttcataCTAAATCGAGAACAAGTGTCTTTAAATTAGACACACCCATTATGTCTTGTTCATTTCTTCAAGAGATGATGCGGGTTACATACTTCACACTCTATCAATTAAGAAAAGACATGAAGGAATAGTACAGGTATTAACTTTGACATttactttttatatgtattatattgcACGTTGGGTAAACGTTAAGGGATCAATTTTGATATTAACCCTACATCTTATATAAAGCTACGAAAGTACAACATTaacactaatttttttttgtttctctagCAGCTTCTACCAAAGGTAAGAACTTTCCTTTTCTTCCTTCCACAAATCCGAGTCGGTGGCTGTCACCGCCACCCACGGCCGCCATCAGAGTTCGAAGCCAGACATAAGCTAGTGAAGCGGAACCAGAAAACAAAAGCGAAAAACTCTCCGGTTTCTATCGCCGGCCGACGGACAGGTCTGCAGTTTTCTCATCTTATGGCGATGTGTTCCGAAGACAGAATCAGTAGTTTCCCGGATTATATTCTTTGTCATATTTTGTCTTTCCTTCCTATTAAAGAAGCAGTTCGAACCTCTATTATTTCAACCAAGTGGAGATACCTCTTTGCTTCAATTTCTACCATTGAATTTGATCGTTGTTTACTGAGTGGTTTGACTGACAGAAATGTTGACAGCTTCAAGAACTTTGTTGATAGGTTATTGAAATTCCCCGATCAGGTAAGTTTAGATTGCTTTAGGCTAAGTGATGGGATTTCATGGAATGATGAAGATCATGATTTTGATGTTTCTGGTTGGATATGTGCTGCATTGTGCCGTGGTGTTAAGGAAATTGATTTTCACTTAGATTATCTTGGGGATGTTCTCACTTTACCAGCTGTTTTATTCACTTACCACTCACTGGTGACACTGAAATTGAATGCAGAAGGTTCTAAGATTAAGGTCCCATCTGACGTTTGTTTAGGGAATCTGAAGACTTTGCAGCTTAGAAACTCGGTAGTTGACGGTGATTCCATTCATAGGTTAATTTCCAATTGCCATGTCTTAGAAGATTTGGCTTTTATTGAATGTTTTCTTGCGTATGCAGGGGCGCTCAATATCCAAACTCCTTCTCTTAAGAGATTGGTTTTAGATTTTGATGTGGTAGAATACAGAGATTTCAATTATGTGGTGGTGATTAATGCTCCAAATCTTGTTTATTTTCAATATACTGACGCAGTAGCTGAAGGCTATGCTTTGAGTAACATGAAGTCTCTAGAAAAAGCCGATATTAGCATCTATCGGTTTGATTCAAGTGATTGTGAAACAAGTGCAACCCATCTTATTCAAGGAATTTGCACTGTGCGGTCTCTGAGTTTAACCATTGATGAAGTGGTTAGAAAACTTAGTATTCATGTGTGATTTTCCTTTTAACATCATATAATTTAACATTATATAATAGCCTCAAGTTTTTGTGTGTGCAGATTTTCCGAACGTGTCGACTTCCTATATTTCACAACCTTATTGAATTTGAATATCGTGGTCTTGGTTTTAATGGGAGAGAAACTTGGCTTGTGGAGTTTCTACATTGTGCGTCTAATCTAAAGACGCTTACCCTTAATTTTCTGGTATGAAGTCTTTTTCTGAGTACGTGTATTCGTTGCGATTGATTGTTTTAGTGTCAGTTATATTCATAATTACGATGAACTTAAAAGAAATCGAAAGCATGTTCGGGAACAACTAAATTCATGGTACAAACCAAGTAACTTTTCTAAGTTTTCTTCTCTTGTCATGAGTTTAGGTTGTTGCGGAAACTCAATGGAAGGTTTTACTTATGGAAGTTCCTTCTTGTTTGTCTTTGCACCTCAAGGagattaaaattttgaactttaagGGAGACGCGCGAATGTTTGAAATGATTAGTTATTTCTTGGATAATGCTATGGTCCTGGAAAAGCTCATGATAGGAATGGAATCCCTGTCTGAGACACAACAATCGATTGTCTTCAACCAATTATTGCAGTTACCAAAGAGTTCAAAGAAATGTCAAGTTGTGATTTTCTAGTACTGTTTTATGTTATGGTTAGAACTGATCAGTGTCTGGTTTGGTTTTGTATAGATGTGTTGTTTGAAATATACATTTAGTGTTAATATCCTATACATTCACTAATAGCAATACTGAATATCTGATAGttggtttatatatgtatgtgtatgtatatttatgggtatatatatgtattgtaGCCAAAAATAGCCTTTGAAATTGATATGTAGCCCATGATTGGAAAAAtagaaacatattttaatttgtaAGAAACAATCGTATGATATACCTTACACAACAAGCTCTGATAGGAAGAACATCGGATTGATTTGGAACTATTTGAGAACAAGAAAAAGGGGAGCTCCCTAGTTATGGGGATTTGTACATTCTTACCAACAGCAAAGAAGGCTTCCATTGTTCCTGTTGTAGGCTGATTTGGTTCAACACAGGCCATTGAAGATGAAGGTTTGAGAACTAGAGATTTTAGCCTGCTAGAATGCTGGAATTTAGCTTCCTTGAGACTGAAATGATGTTTAAGATCCCTTGATTTGACTATGGAACTCACACCATTGACACCAATGCTTGCGCCTTACAGGTCAGTCGGTGTTGATAATATCCAACTCTAAACTCGTCTCTCTGGTGCATTCCTCTGTCAAAATATCATCTGAAAGTTTCAGTGTTGCGTGAAAGAAATTTGGTGAAATTATCATGAAATGAGTGAGGTacttctactaaaaaaatgagtaaattaatcctGTAGTATGAAGATGAAAGAGCAAAATAACCATCCCATTAAGAAAGAAGCTTTACGTAACAGTAAAGACAGCGATGTCGTGCCCAAGAGAACCTAGCTCGGATACCAGATTGAAGAACAAATAGCTGacaaatggaaaaataaaataaaataaaaagaacaaataaCTAACAGGAAGAATAAGACGCAAAGGGATGATGATTTATTCAATGAAATGAGTGCATATTTATAGGCTTAGCAAAGAACTATTTTTAGGCaaaataaattcactaaaaatttagtAACAGCCaaacaaataagtaaaaaatGGCTAACAAATAAATAGCAAAAATATGAAGATAGAGTTGGTCAATAAATGACCACGTGTTGATGTTGATATCTTCAATAGTTAGCATCCGAATAACCGAATAAAGAAAGTCGATCAGAAGGATGAAAAACAATCCATACTCATAATAAGGGTGAATGCCATGATTGCGACACAAGAAAATAAAGCCTGCAACCAATTATTGCGGTTACTAAAGAGTTCAAAGAAATGTCTAATTATAGTACTAAATTATCAGATTCTTATGAAATGCAAATTTGGTTTTTAGTcaaactattttaatttaatagagGTTTGGATTTTGTTTTTGCATTTTTGTATCTTTCTTCTCTTATTCGCTAGCAacttcatttaattatttaaaagttttcatttaaattattaattagttaaaataatttatgtataattttttattgtgCTCGCTTGTTCGAATCAACAgctattattcttttttttcctcAGTTTTTTCATAGAGCTCGctagacttaaaaaaaaaaacatcacaGTAACCTACATAAAATAATACCAAGAAGCCCCTTTACTGTAATATAACATCGACAAGAGGCTGAAGATCCCTGTCAAGCAAATTATACTCTAATATGCTCCTATAATATTCACAATACATAATGACATAAATTCTTTGGTAGAATTAACATGACAGTCCATATACTAAGAGTcaaatttatttacattttcataaAGTAGGTTGgataaaattgaatttaacatttttggtttttcatcgattaaataaatgtttttagaaTCAAACTAGATTGTTCGGTTGAAAATTTAATTGACTGTAGTATTGGTATGAAGATAAAGGTTAAATCGATTGACCTGTGAAGTGAAATAAATAACCAAGTTTAGAAAAATCGGTGAATTTTCcctattatttaaataatttattttttattttatgatttttttaaacaaataaccAATCTTAAACCTCCCGCCAATGCAAGTCCGGTCTGCCTTTAATCGTCGACAGTGTATGATAGTAAGACTGTATATCGGAGAGACGATACACATCTCCTTTGCGTGGCAGATGGTCCAGATTTAATGAATCGCTAACTATTGAAGAGAGGAGAAATTGTTATCTCTAATGTTTCCGACCTTGTGAATTCAGGTAATGCTTCCTCTTATCTATTATCTTATTATGAACATGTCTGCAAATGGTTAGAGTTGGCTGATGGACATAGGTAATCTGCATATGTAATGTAAGTTCTGGAAATTTGATCATCACAGAAGTTAAAAACTTAGGTCCTTTTTTACGCTATGGCTTTTCTAGTCTAATATGAGAAATGGATTGTCCAATATCATGTTAATTATGCATCTTAGATAGCAAAGGCTAGTTGGATCGGGATATTGATCTGAAATAAGAGATTGGATTGTCTGACTTTAGAAATGGTATGAACCAACTGAACCAACCGGTGGAGCAAAAATCTTGAAAATCTTATTGGGAACTTATCCGAGGCCAAAGTTGGGTTCAATCAAGTTTTTGCAATAACCTAAACTcacaagagaagaaaaagaaaaatgttttcgTAATTGTGAATATCGAAAATAATCAATTACAATAAATACgagtatttaaacataatttcatACTAAATCGAGAATAAGTGTCTTTAAATTAGACACACGCATTATGTCTTGTTCATTTCTTCAGGAGATGCTGCGGGTTACATATTTCACACTTGATCAATTAAGAAAAGACATGAAGGAATAGTACAGGTAATAACTTTGAGATTTACTTTGTACATGTATTATATTGCACATTAGGTAAAAGTTAAGGGATCAATTTTGATATTAACCCTAAATCTTATATAAAGCTAAGAAAGTACGGCATAAATAAGTTTTTTGTATCTCTCGCAGCTTCTACCAAAGGTAAGAGCTTTCCTTATCTTCCTTCCACAAATCCGAGTCGGTGGCTGTCACCGCCACCCACGGCCGCCATCAGAGTTCGAAGCCAGACATAAGCTAGTGAAGCGGAACCAGAAAACAAAAGCGAAAAACTCTCCGGTTCCTATCGCCGGCCGTCGGACAGGTCTGCAGTTTTCTTATCTTATGGCGATGTGTTCCGAAGACAGAATCAGTAGTTTACCGGATCATATTCTTTGTCATATTTTGTCTTTCCTTCCTCTTAAAGAAGCGGTTCGAACCTCTATTATTTCAACCAAGTGGAGATACCTCTTTGCTTCAATTTCTACCATTGAATTTGATGATAGTTTACTGAGTGGTTTGACTGACAGAAATGTTGACAGCTTCAAGAACTTTGTTGATAGGTTATTGAAATTCCCCGATCAGGTAAGTTTAGATTGCTTTAGGCTACGTGATGGGATTTCATGGAATGATGAAGATCATGATTTTGATGTTTCTGGTTGGATATGTGCTGCATTGTGCCGTGGTGTTAAGGAAATTGATTTGTTCTTAGATTATTTTGGGTGTGTTCTCACTGTACCAGCTGTTTTATTCACTTGCCACTCACTGGTGACACTGAAATTGAATGCAGAATGTCGTAAGATTGATGTCCCATCTGACGTTTGTTTAGGGAATCTGAAGACTTTGCAGCTTAGAAACACTGTAGTTGACGGTGATTCCATTCATAGGTTAATTTCCAATTGCCATGTCTTAGAAGATTTGGCTTTTATTGAATGTCATCTTGCGTATGCAAGTGCGCTCAATATCAAAACTCCTTCTCTTAAGAGATTGGTTTTAGATTTGGATGTGGTAGAATACGGAGATTTCAATAATGTGGTGGTGATTAATGCTCCAAATCTTGAAAAAGCCGATATTAGCATCTATCTGTTTGGTTTCAGTGATCGTGAAACAAGTGCAACTCATCTTATTCAAGGAATTATTCAAGGAATTTGCACTGTGCGGTCTCTGAATTTAACCATTAATGACGTGGTTAGTAAACTTAGTATTCATGTGTGATTTTCCTTTTTAACATCATATAATTTAACATTATATAATAGCCTCAAGTATTTTTGTGTGCAGATTTTCCGAACGTGTCGACTTCCTATATTTCACAAccttattaaatttgaatatggtGTTCTTGGTTCTAATGGGAGAGAAACTTGGCTTGTGGAGTTTCTACATTGTGCGCCTAATCTAAATACGCTTACCCTCAATTTTCTGGTATGAAGTCTTTTTCTGAGTACGTGTATTCGTTGCGATTGATTGTTTTAGTGTCAGTTATATTCATAATTACGATAAACTTAAAAGAAATCGAAAGCATGTTCGGGATCAACTAAATTCATGGTACAAACCAAGTAACTTTTCTAAGTTTTCTTCTCTTGTCATGAGTTTAGGTTGTCGTGGAAACTCAATGGAAGGTTCTACACATGGAAGTTCCTTCTTGTTTGTCTTTGCACCTCAAGGagattaaaattttgaactttaagGGAGACGCGCAAATGTTTGAAATGATTAGTTATTTCTTGGATAATGCTATGGTCTTGGAAAAGCTCATGATAGGAATGAAATCCCTGTCCGAGACACAACAATCGATTGTCTTCAACCAATTACTGCAGTTACCTAAGAGTTCAAAGAAATGTCAAGTTGTGATTTTCTAGTACTGTTTTATGTTATGGCTAGAACTGATCAGTGTCTGGTTTGGTTTTGTATTGATGTGTTGTTTGAAATATACATTTAGTGTTAATATCCTATACATTCACTAATAGCAATACTGAATATCTGATAGttggtttatatatgtatttgtgtatgtatatttatgggtatatatatgtattgtaGCCAAAAATAGCCTTTGAAATTGATATGTAGCCCATGATTGGAAAAAtagaaacatattttaatttgtaAGAAACAATCGTATGATATACCTTACACAACAAGCTCTGATAGGAAGAACATCAGATTGATTTGGAACTATTTGAGAACAAGAAAAAGGGGAGCCCTCTAGTTATGGGGATTTGTACATTCTTACCAACAACAAAGAAGGCTTCCATTGTTCCTGTTATAGGCTAGCTTTGGTTCAACACAGGCCATTGAAGATGAAGGTTTGAGGACTTGAGATTTTAGCCTGCTAGAATGCTGGAATTTAGCTTCCTTGAGACTGAAATGATGTTTAAGATCCCTTGATTTGACAATGGAACTCACACCATTGACTCCAATGCTTGCGCCTTACAGGTCAGTCAGTGTTGATAATATCCAACTCTAAACTCGTCTCTCTGGTGGATTCCTCTGTCAAAATATCATCTGAAAGTTTCAGTGTTGCGTGAAAGAAATTTGGTGAAATTATCATGAAATTATGAGTGAGGTacttctactaaaaaaatgagtaaattagtcctgTAGTAAGAAGATTAAAGAGCAAAGTAATCATCCTATTAATGGTCAGTTCTTCattacttttgaaaagtgtttttaaaaagtgttgtaaaaaaataagaaatgcttttaaaaagtacttttgaaaaatttgactGTTTGGTATTACTGACAAAAAGTGTTTTTGGGAAATAAAAGGTCTATTGTAgaaatgatattataaaataataaatatatatttaaataatattcaaattagttaatattataatattttagtaaaattataaaaaataatttattataacttattgttaacattttaatatataatattaattttaaatatttttaagtaattaatattaattatttattaaatttaattagaatatataaagtatatttaaatatttaaatataataattaaatatttataattagatattgacataattatattattttaaaatttattttttatttttaattaatgcttttaacacatttatattattttattttaaaatgtatttgaatatataacccatattagatattaacataatatagaaaacataaatttaacatattaaaaaattacatatatttggattaaagttttaaaaagggataatatttatatactaaatataaatactaaaaattttggaagaagacaaaggttaaaaatgtaaatagaaGCCAAAAACACTTTTGGCAGATGGAGAAGTTAAAATTAAAAGTGCTCTTTATAAGTGAAATTTTTTCTGAAATGATGTCTGTTTTTTGTtacttctaaaaaaattatttttatatataaaagttcATCTGAAAAGCAATAAAGAATACAGTCTAAGAAAGAAGCTTTAAGTAACAGTAAAGACAATGTTGTCGTGGTCATCAAAGGTGGTAGGTTGGCTGGTGGGATCACCATAAAGAGTGGAGACATGATTATGGTTGGTCATCAACATGGATgtatttatcaaacaatttatttatatttaacacttaatttttaataatagacaaaataattttttaaagggtAATTTACACTCAATGTcactgaattttaaaaaaattacaaaatgataattaaattatttaaaagtttttatttaagttagtgatttttttataatttttttaagttaagtgaccaaaatataaagttATTAATCATTTAGCGACATTGGGTGTAATATACCTTTTTCTTATTCAAATTCAGCAAAACAATAATCCAAATTCCTGTAccttaaaaaaagtcaaattcaTGTGTTAAATAATCGAACTAAATTGGATTGATTTTTAGATTTCCTCCTACAAACCTGAATAGACGAGGCTCACTTGACCCACGAGAATTGGCCcaattctaaaaattaataaagaagtTATCTATTTAAATATGAGAAATTAAGCTGGTTCAATTCTAAGAAGTTGTCTACCTAAATATGAGAAATTAAACTCGCCCAATTCTAAG contains the following coding sequences:
- the LOC107903118 gene encoding putative F-box protein At1g58310; this encodes MAMCSEDRISSFPDYILCHILSFLPIKEAVRTSIISTKWRYLFASISTIEFDRCLLSGLTDRNVDSFKNFVDRLLKFPDQVSLDCFRLSDGISWNDEDHDFDVSGWICAALCRGVKEIDFHLDYLGDVLTLPAVLFTYHSLVTLKLNAEGSKIKVPSDVCLGNLKTLQLRNSVVDGDSIHRLISNCHVLEDLAFIECFLAYAGALNIQTPSLKRLVLDFDVVEYRDFNYVVVINAPNLVYFQYTDAVAEGYALSNMKSLEKADISIYRFDSSDCETSATHLIQGICTVRSLSLTIDEVIFRTCRLPIFHNLIEFEYRGLGFNGRETWLVEFLHCASNLKTLTLNFLVVAETQWKVLLMEVPSCLSLHLKEIKILNFKGDARMFEMISYFLDNAMVLEKLMIGMESLSETQQSIVFNQLLQLPKSSKKCQVVIF
- the LOC107903155 gene encoding F-box/LRR-repeat protein At4g14103 isoform X2, which encodes MAMCSEDRISSLPDHILCHILSFLPLKEAVRTSIISTKWRYLFASISTIEFDDSLLSGLTDRNVDSFKNFVDRLLKFPDQVSLDCFRLRDGISWNDEDHDFDVSGWICAALCRGVKEIDLFLDYFGCVLTVPAVLFTCHSLVTLKLNAECRKIDVPSDVCLGNLKTLQLRNTVVDGDSIHSDRETSATHLIQGIIQGICTVRSLNLTINDVIFRTCRLPIFHNLIKFEYGVLGSNGRETWLVEFLHCAPNLNTLTLNFLVVVETQWKVLHMEVPSCLSLHLKEIKILNFKGDAQMFEMISYFLDNAMVLEKLMIGMKSLSETQQSIVFNQLLQLPKSSKKCQVVIF
- the LOC107903155 gene encoding putative F-box/FBD/LRR-repeat protein At5g22670 isoform X1 — protein: MAMCSEDRISSLPDHILCHILSFLPLKEAVRTSIISTKWRYLFASISTIEFDDSLLSGLTDRNVDSFKNFVDRLLKFPDQVSLDCFRLRDGISWNDEDHDFDVSGWICAALCRGVKEIDLFLDYFGCVLTVPAVLFTCHSLVTLKLNAECRKIDVPSDVCLGNLKTLQLRNTVVDGDSIHRLISNCHVLEDLAFIECHLAYASALNIKTPSLKRLVLDLDVVEYGDFNNVVVINAPNLEKADISIYLFGFSDRETSATHLIQGIIQGICTVRSLNLTINDVIFRTCRLPIFHNLIKFEYGVLGSNGRETWLVEFLHCAPNLNTLTLNFLVVVETQWKVLHMEVPSCLSLHLKEIKILNFKGDAQMFEMISYFLDNAMVLEKLMIGMKSLSETQQSIVFNQLLQLPKSSKKCQVVIF